From the genome of Helicobacter pylori:
TATGCGCAATTAGAAAATTACCACAAAGCCTATTTCCATTTTTTAAGGGCTTTTCATTTGAATTCTGCGGATTATTTGAGCGCGGTTTTTGCAATTCTAGCCTCGCATTTCACCCACGAAGACACCACGGAGTTTTTAAGAGAAATCACAGAGAATTTTTATAGTCAGGATTTTTCTAGCCCCACGCAAAAAGCTTTACTATCTTCGCTCATCGCTTATTTGAATTACCGCACCAATTGGGATATGGACTGGCTTAAAAACGCCCCTAAAAAGCTCCCTTTTTATTACGCGCTAGAAGCGGTGTTCGCTAAAGAGAGCAAGGATAAAAAATTGATGGTGCAATCTTTTGGGAATTTAAAAAAAATGCTCCCTAAAGATCTCATCTCTAATATCTTTTATGAAATCGTTTCGTATTATGATGCGAGTATCCGGCATACTTTAAGCATTTACACCCTTTTAGATTCGCATAAAATCAGTTGGGATCAAACCATGCAAGGGCCTATTTTGGGGCGTCATTTCTACACTTACATGGGATTTATGGTCAATGATTTGGATCATCAAGAAAAATTATTAGAGCAAAAAATCGCCAGTTTAGAAGAGAGAGAAGCCCCTAACGATTGGTTAGAAAATTTAGCGCTAGTGAGTTTGTTTCAAGGCCAGTATGAAAAAGCGGGCGCGTTGTATCAAAACTTAATTAGCGATCTTAAGGACAATGAGGTGCGCTTAAAAATCCTAGCGGGTTTAACCTATATCGCGCAAAAGAATTACAATAACGCCGCTTTATGGCTAGAGCTTGGGAAATTAGACGATCCGAATAATGAAAATATCCGTTACGCTTTAGGGTTGTTGTATCAAAGAAAGGGGGACTTGAAATCAGCGCTAAACCATTTTTTAGCCATTAAAACCTCTGATTTTTCGTCGCCTTATTTTGATTTTGAAATTGACACCAACCTTTTAAAAGAGCGTTTAAACCAAGAAGAAAAGGGCGAGTTTTTAGAATAATGGGTTTTGAAAAAAGCATTTTAGACAATTTGAACGGAGCGCAAAAAATCGCTGCAAGCCACATTCAAGGGCCTTTGTTGATTTTAGCGGGAGCTGGGAGCGGCAAGACTAAGACTTTAACGAGCCGTTTGGCGTATTTGATTGGCGCTTGTGGCGTGCCTAGCGAGAACACTCTAACGCTCACTTTCACCAATAAAGCGAGTAAAGAAATGCAAGAAAGGGCTTTGAAATTGTTGAAAAACCAAACCCTTATCCCCCCCTTGCTTTGCACTTTCCATCGTTTTGGTTTGCTGTTTTTAAGGCAACGCATGAGCCTTTTAAAAAGAACGTGCGATTTTTCGGTGCTAGATAGCGATGAAGTCAAAACGCTGTGCAAGCAGCTCAAAATTTCAAACTTTAGAGCCAATATTTCTCAAATCAAAAACGGCATGATGGATTTGAGTGCGCAAGATAGCGAATGTTACAAAGCGTATGAGCTTTATCAAAACGCGCTCAAAAAAGACAATTTAGTGGATTTTGACGATTTGCTTTGTTTGAGCCTTAAGATTTTACAAGATAATGAAAAACTCGCCAAAGAGGTTAGCGAACGCTACCATTACATTATGGTAGATGAGTATCAAGACACGAACGCCTTGCAATTGGAGTTTTTAAAACAATTGAGTTTCACGCACCATAATTTGTGCGTGGTGGGCGATGACGATCAGAGCATTTATGGTTTTAGGGGGGCGGATATTTCTAACATTTTAAATTTTTCCAAGCATTTTAAAGGGGCTAAAATAGTGAAATTAGAGACCAACTACCGCTCTAGCGCTGAAATCTTAGCGTGTGCTAATTCCCTTATCAGCCATAACCAACACCGCCATATTAAAACGCTTCAAAGTTTCAAAGGCTCGCATAAAAGCGTGGTTTGTAAAGAATATTTGACGCAAAAAGAAGAGAGCTTGGATGTGGCTTATCAGATCAAAGCCCTTTTAAAGAAGGGCGAAAATTTAGAAAATATCGCTATTTTGTATCGCTTAAACGGGCTTAGTCGCAGCATTGAAGAGAGCTTGAACGCTTTGAATATCCCCTATAGGCTTATTGGAGCGGTAAGTTTCTATGAAAGAGCAGAGGTTAAAGACGCTTTGGCGTTCATGCATTTAGTGGCTAAAAAAGACGATCGCTTTTTTATCAGGCGCGTTTTAAACAAGCCCTCAAGAGGCCTTGGCAAGATCACTCAAGAATTGATTTTTTCTCTTTTAGATGGTGAGGACTTGAATTTAGAAGAAGCGCTAAAATTTGGGGTGTTTAAAGGCAAATTAAACCCTAAAAACGAACACGCTTTGAATAAATTTATCGCTATGATAGGGCGTTTGAGGGAGGCTTTTGAAATTTCAGTAGAGGAGTTTTGTGCTCGGTTTTTAGAAGAAACCAACCTTTTAAAAAGCTATGAAAAAGAAGACAATTACGAAGAAAGAGAGGGCTTTGTTAAAGAGCTTTTAAGCTTAGTGAAAGAGCATTTTAAAACTAACCCCACGCATTCTTTACTGGATTTTTTGAATGAAAGCGTTTTAGATACCCATAATACAGAAAACGCGCAAAAAGTGAGTTGCATGAGCGTGCATATGAGTAAGGGGTTAGAGTTTAAGCATGTGTTTGTGATCGGGTTAGAAGAAGGGTTTTTCCCGCATAGGGGGTTCAATCAAGAAAGCGATTTGGAAGAAGAAAGGCGCTTGGCTTACGTAGCGATCACTAGGGCGAAAGAAGAATTACAACTTTCTTATGTCAAAGAGCGTTCGTATTTTGGGAGGAAAATTTCTTGCTCGCCCTCTGTGTTTTTAGAAGAGGCCAAGCTGCTCAAAAGTGATCAAACCCCTAAACAGGATCATAAAAAAAACACGCCCATTAAAGTGGGGGATTTAATCAAACATAAGATTTTTGGCACCGGTAGGGTTTTAGGCGTAGAAAAAGGCTTGAGCGGTTTGTGCTTGAAAATCAATTGCGGAGGGAATGTCTATGATAAAATCTCAGAAAAATTTGTAGAAAAAGTGGATAACGGGTTTTGAAAATTTTAACCCTTTTTTTCATGGTTTTACGCACGCTACTAGCTATGGATACCAACACGCTTAAAACAGAGATTAAAGCAATTTACCTTAAAGAATACCAAGACTTGAAATTAGAAATTGAAACCATTAACTTAGAAATCCCAGAGCGCTTTTCTAACGCTCCCATTTTAAGCTATGAATTGAGCGCTTCTAACAAGCTTAAAAAAGATGGGGTCGTGTTTTTAAGATTGGAAAATGAGCCTAATTTACGCCTACCGGTGCGTTATAGCGTGATAGGCAGCATGCAGGCTTTTAAAAGCATAAGCGCGATTAAAAAAGACGAGAACATCACCGCTAGCAATACCAAAAAAGAGCGCGTTTTGTTTGGCGCGCTTTCTAACCCCTTATTAGAGGGTGCGATTGATAGAGTGAGCGCGAAAAATTTTATCCCCCCTGACACGCTTTTAAGCATGGATAAAACCCAAGCCTTAATCATCGTGCGTAAAAACGACATCATCACCGGGGTGTATGAAGAGGGGCAAATCAGCATAGAAATAAGCCTAAAAGCCCTAGAAAA
Proteins encoded in this window:
- the uvrD gene encoding DNA helicase UvrD; the protein is MGFEKSILDNLNGAQKIAASHIQGPLLILAGAGSGKTKTLTSRLAYLIGACGVPSENTLTLTFTNKASKEMQERALKLLKNQTLIPPLLCTFHRFGLLFLRQRMSLLKRTCDFSVLDSDEVKTLCKQLKISNFRANISQIKNGMMDLSAQDSECYKAYELYQNALKKDNLVDFDDLLCLSLKILQDNEKLAKEVSERYHYIMVDEYQDTNALQLEFLKQLSFTHHNLCVVGDDDQSIYGFRGADISNILNFSKHFKGAKIVKLETNYRSSAEILACANSLISHNQHRHIKTLQSFKGSHKSVVCKEYLTQKEESLDVAYQIKALLKKGENLENIAILYRLNGLSRSIEESLNALNIPYRLIGAVSFYERAEVKDALAFMHLVAKKDDRFFIRRVLNKPSRGLGKITQELIFSLLDGEDLNLEEALKFGVFKGKLNPKNEHALNKFIAMIGRLREAFEISVEEFCARFLEETNLLKSYEKEDNYEEREGFVKELLSLVKEHFKTNPTHSLLDFLNESVLDTHNTENAQKVSCMSVHMSKGLEFKHVFVIGLEEGFFPHRGFNQESDLEEERRLAYVAITRAKEELQLSYVKERSYFGRKISCSPSVFLEEAKLLKSDQTPKQDHKKNTPIKVGDLIKHKIFGTGRVLGVEKGLSGLCLKINCGGNVYDKISEKFVEKVDNGF
- the flgA gene encoding flagellar basal body P-ring formation chaperone FlgA; its protein translation is MVLRTLLAMDTNTLKTEIKAIYLKEYQDLKLEIETINLEIPERFSNAPILSYELSASNKLKKDGVVFLRLENEPNLRLPVRYSVIGSMQAFKSISAIKKDENITASNTKKERVLFGALSNPLLEGAIDRVSAKNFIPPDTLLSMDKTQALIIVRKNDIITGVYEEGQISIEISLKALENGALNQIIQAKNLESNKILKAKVLSSSKAQIL